A part of Lacinutrix sp. 5H-3-7-4 genomic DNA contains:
- the pgmB gene encoding beta-phosphoglucomutase: MNKKGFIFDLDGVIVDTAKYHFLAWKNLAKSIDIDFTHEQNEQLKGVSRVKSLEKILEWGNKTISEELFTSLMGKKNEEYLSFITKMTEEEILPDVPKILDYLIKNQQPISLGSASKNARPILEKVHLLSKFDAIVDGNDVSKAKPNPEVFLIAAQHLNMKPEDCIVFEDSVAGVQAANTANMISIGIGEKDVLHEADYIFSDFTEIENSFIQELINR, encoded by the coding sequence ATGAATAAAAAAGGATTCATATTCGATTTAGATGGTGTCATTGTAGACACTGCAAAATATCACTTTCTAGCATGGAAAAACCTTGCTAAAAGTATTGATATAGATTTTACACACGAGCAAAACGAACAACTTAAAGGTGTAAGTCGTGTAAAATCATTAGAAAAAATACTGGAATGGGGAAATAAAACCATTTCAGAAGAACTATTTACATCTTTAATGGGTAAAAAAAATGAAGAGTATTTAAGCTTTATTACTAAAATGACTGAGGAAGAAATTTTACCAGATGTACCAAAAATATTAGATTATTTAATCAAAAACCAACAGCCAATATCATTAGGTTCTGCTAGTAAAAATGCACGTCCAATTTTAGAAAAAGTCCATTTACTTTCAAAATTTGATGCTATTGTTGATGGTAACGATGTTAGCAAAGCTAAACCAAATCCAGAAGTGTTTTTAATAGCAGCTCAACATTTAAACATGAAACCAGAAGATTGTATTGTTTTTGAAGATTCTGTAGCTGGTGTTCAAGCTGCAAATACTGCAAACATGATTTCTATTGGTATAGGCGAAAAAGACGTATTACATGAAGCAGATTATATTTTTTCAGATTTCACAGAAATTGAAAACAGCTTCATTCAAGAATTAATAAACAGATAA
- a CDS encoding MFS transporter, protein MKKRTLGFWEIWNMSFGFLGIQFGFALQGGFMSRIFQTLGASKDEIPLLWIAAPLTGLLVQPIIGYMSDRTWSNKWGRRRPYFLIGAVLSSLALFFVPYSPALWVAAGFLWILDASINVSMEPFRALVADKLPESQRSYGFVVQTLIIGIGTWVASNLPWMVSQFGVSDAADSGVIPDSVKIAFAIGAFVFLISILYTVFTTTEYPPEDMEEFEREKAKKNNFIPDILNNIGNMPLTMKKLGVIQFFSWFAFFTMWSMANPALTEHVFNTPAPIESAFDMADTVQKAAFDTQNTAFQKSSNLVGSAMGIYGLSSMAFALLLVLYTSKRRINRKLVHMGSLILGGVGFLAMNYTSPEHLKYCFVLIGFAWGSILSMPYAMLSSSVDPKKMGVIMGIFNMFIVIPQIIAALGGINFVSSLLGDEAINAMTVAGISLIIAGLCNLLITNKNAITYQAEDI, encoded by the coding sequence ATGAAAAAGCGTACCCTTGGTTTTTGGGAAATCTGGAACATGAGTTTTGGTTTCTTAGGAATTCAATTTGGTTTTGCACTACAAGGAGGCTTCATGTCTCGAATATTTCAAACATTAGGAGCAAGTAAAGACGAAATCCCATTACTATGGATAGCAGCACCTTTAACAGGTTTACTAGTCCAACCCATTATTGGTTACATGAGTGATCGTACTTGGAGTAATAAATGGGGAAGACGACGTCCTTATTTTTTAATAGGAGCAGTTTTAAGTTCTCTAGCTTTATTTTTTGTGCCTTATTCTCCAGCACTTTGGGTCGCAGCAGGATTTTTATGGATTCTAGATGCATCAATTAACGTGTCTATGGAGCCATTTAGAGCACTTGTTGCAGACAAACTTCCCGAATCTCAACGCTCTTATGGGTTTGTGGTTCAAACGCTAATTATTGGTATAGGTACTTGGGTCGCCAGTAATTTACCTTGGATGGTGTCTCAATTTGGAGTTAGTGATGCTGCAGATTCTGGTGTGATACCAGATTCTGTAAAAATTGCATTCGCCATTGGAGCATTCGTGTTTTTAATTAGTATTCTTTATACAGTATTTACAACAACCGAATATCCTCCAGAAGACATGGAAGAGTTCGAGCGTGAAAAAGCTAAAAAGAATAACTTCATTCCAGACATTTTAAACAATATTGGTAACATGCCATTAACCATGAAAAAATTAGGAGTCATCCAATTCTTTTCTTGGTTTGCGTTTTTTACTATGTGGAGTATGGCTAATCCAGCACTAACTGAGCATGTATTTAATACACCAGCTCCAATAGAAAGTGCTTTTGATATGGCAGATACAGTACAAAAAGCAGCGTTTGACACACAAAATACTGCCTTCCAGAAATCATCAAATTTAGTAGGTTCTGCAATGGGAATTTACGGTTTGTCTTCTATGGCATTTGCATTACTACTAGTGTTGTACACTTCAAAAAGACGCATCAACCGTAAGCTAGTGCATATGGGATCTCTAATTTTAGGAGGTGTTGGTTTTTTAGCCATGAATTATACTTCACCAGAACATCTTAAGTATTGCTTTGTATTAATTGGCTTTGCTTGGGGAAGTATCTTATCTATGCCTTACGCCATGTTATCAAGTTCTGTAGATCCTAAAAAAATGGGAGTAATTATGGGAATATTTAACATGTTTATTGTTATTCCACAAATTATTGCTGCCTTAGGCGGAATCAACTTTGTCTCTAGTTTATTAGGAGATGAAGCTATAAATGCAATGACAGTTGCAGGAATAAGTTTAATAATTGCAGGACTTTGCAACTTATTAATCACAAACAAAAACGCAATTACTTATCAAGCTGAAGACATTTAA
- a CDS encoding TonB-dependent receptor: MKTIFKSVLFVLCFIPLLGIAQTTITGTVTEQSSSLPLPGVNVIVKGTNNGTATDFDGKYQLSVSNGDVLEFSFLGYINQEVTFTGQTTINIALAEDASQLDEVVIIGYGSVKKEDLTGSVDVVSSKDFNKGAIVSTDQLLRGKAAGVRITDSGGSPDSAPTIRIRGGASLFADNSPLIVIDGVPLGGQNPAGVSNPLSLINPNDVESFSILKDASATAIYGSRASNGVIIITTKKGTSGEAKFTLSTNVSIDSAGDGLDMMNSEEYVRFIREYHPELEGSLGVPVGEVSTSEPSQIINTVDGPRAIYDTDWREAILRTAVSSNTNFSVRANIGDKLPFRASLGYSNLEGVVRTDDYERYSAALKLTPKLLNDNLKVDANAKLTYAEKNATDAGGALGGAIVFDPTKPVYDNNSIFGGYYTNTALDGSRLIIDGQSNPLALLEQRERPEEAFRFLGNIQLDYTMPFLPELRAVVNLGLDASNSKIEESFSNNAISSFGIDSTNGDVVVFNPGVSYRERQTITNTTFDSYLQYTKSLEESFINSYDIQLGYAYQNFKTDGNSDRFRNNPDTGIREVDFNPENPTNRYFNDQNLQSFFGRSNINILDKYLITLSLRADASSFFVTDDVWADEAWGFFPAAAVAWKVKEENFLKDVNFVNDLKIRLGYGETGQQNIAGAVGSYYPTSPLFAVGSQNSQYLPGANLYSALPFQTGLTWEKTATYNLGLDFNFFNQSLITGSVDVFKRKTTDLLTDALIPPGQGLTDSFIKNVGSTESEGFELNLNLNPVQNENFNISFNGNISYAITEVTDLGGINTLRTGGTLLGTGSNLFFNKLGEEPGLAGVFKQVYDASGNPIPGAFVDLNGDNIITEEDKYFEALAPNWTFGFGLNANYKNWDISASFRGQLDGKIYDFNQLRYGNTSSAEPNNNTSITNVLNFYDGAANPVFDEVIGNTQFSDYFLEDAAFLRCQNIVLGYNFNENFIKDTRMRVYGSVNNPFILTNYDGQDPENNGGIDGAFYPRPTTISFGVNVDF, encoded by the coding sequence ATGAAAACAATTTTTAAAAGTGTACTATTCGTGTTATGTTTTATACCATTATTGGGTATTGCTCAAACAACGATTACAGGAACAGTAACAGAACAATCATCTTCACTACCGCTTCCTGGAGTGAATGTTATTGTAAAAGGTACAAACAATGGTACTGCTACAGACTTTGATGGTAAATATCAATTATCTGTTTCTAATGGAGATGTTTTAGAATTCTCTTTTTTAGGCTACATAAATCAGGAAGTAACATTCACAGGACAAACAACAATTAATATCGCTTTAGCCGAAGATGCTTCACAGTTAGATGAAGTAGTAATTATTGGTTATGGTAGTGTTAAAAAGGAAGATTTAACAGGATCTGTTGATGTTGTTTCCTCTAAAGACTTTAACAAAGGAGCTATTGTATCTACAGACCAACTACTTAGAGGTAAGGCTGCAGGTGTAAGAATTACAGATAGTGGTGGATCACCAGACTCTGCACCAACAATTAGAATTCGTGGTGGAGCTTCATTATTTGCAGACAATAGCCCATTAATAGTTATTGATGGTGTTCCTTTAGGAGGTCAAAATCCAGCTGGTGTTTCAAATCCTTTATCATTAATTAACCCAAATGATGTTGAAAGTTTTTCAATTTTAAAAGACGCTTCTGCAACTGCAATTTATGGTTCTAGAGCTTCTAACGGTGTTATAATTATAACTACTAAAAAAGGAACTTCTGGTGAGGCAAAATTTACGCTTTCAACTAATGTATCTATAGATTCTGCTGGTGATGGATTAGACATGATGAATAGTGAAGAATATGTTCGTTTTATTCGAGAATATCATCCAGAATTAGAAGGAAGTTTAGGCGTTCCTGTTGGAGAAGTTTCTACAAGCGAACCTTCACAAATAATAAACACCGTAGATGGACCAAGAGCTATTTATGATACAGATTGGAGAGAAGCCATATTAAGAACAGCTGTTTCTTCTAATACAAATTTTAGTGTTAGAGCTAATATTGGAGATAAGTTACCTTTTAGAGCCTCACTAGGATATAGTAATCTTGAAGGTGTTGTAAGAACAGACGATTACGAACGTTATAGTGCTGCATTAAAACTTACTCCAAAATTATTGAACGATAATTTAAAAGTAGATGCAAATGCTAAATTAACATATGCAGAAAAAAATGCTACAGATGCTGGTGGAGCTTTAGGTGGAGCAATTGTATTTGACCCAACAAAACCTGTATATGACAACAACTCTATTTTTGGAGGGTATTACACAAATACAGCATTAGATGGTTCTAGATTAATAATCGATGGTCAATCAAATCCTTTAGCACTTTTAGAGCAACGTGAGCGTCCAGAAGAAGCGTTTAGGTTTTTAGGAAACATACAATTAGATTATACAATGCCTTTTCTTCCTGAATTAAGAGCTGTAGTAAATCTTGGTTTAGATGCATCAAACTCTAAAATTGAAGAAAGTTTTAGCAACAATGCAATTTCTTCTTTTGGTATAGACTCAACAAATGGTGATGTCGTAGTTTTTAATCCAGGTGTTAGCTATAGAGAGAGACAAACTATTACAAACACAACTTTTGATTCATACTTACAGTATACTAAAAGTTTAGAAGAAAGTTTTATTAATAGCTATGATATTCAATTAGGTTACGCATATCAAAATTTTAAAACAGATGGTAACAGTGATCGTTTTAGAAATAATCCAGATACAGGTATTAGAGAAGTAGACTTTAATCCAGAAAACCCAACTAATAGATATTTTAACGACCAAAACTTACAATCATTTTTTGGACGTTCAAACATTAATATTTTAGATAAATATCTAATTACATTATCTTTAAGAGCAGATGCATCTTCATTTTTTGTAACAGATGATGTATGGGCAGATGAAGCTTGGGGATTTTTTCCTGCTGCTGCAGTAGCATGGAAAGTTAAAGAAGAAAACTTCTTAAAAGATGTAAATTTTGTGAATGATTTAAAAATAAGATTAGGATATGGTGAAACTGGACAGCAAAATATTGCTGGAGCTGTAGGATCTTATTATCCAACAAGTCCTCTATTTGCAGTTGGTTCTCAAAACAGTCAGTATTTACCTGGAGCTAACTTATACTCTGCTTTACCGTTTCAAACAGGCTTAACATGGGAAAAAACAGCAACATATAACCTTGGTTTAGACTTCAACTTTTTCAACCAAAGCTTGATAACTGGTTCGGTAGATGTGTTTAAAAGAAAAACTACAGATTTATTAACAGATGCTTTAATACCACCAGGACAAGGATTAACAGACTCGTTTATTAAAAACGTTGGTTCTACAGAAAGTGAAGGTTTTGAACTTAATTTAAACCTTAACCCAGTTCAAAATGAAAATTTCAACATTTCTTTTAACGGTAACATTTCTTACGCAATTACAGAAGTTACAGACTTAGGAGGAATTAATACACTAAGAACCGGAGGTACATTATTAGGTACTGGTTCTAACTTATTTTTCAATAAATTAGGGGAAGAACCTGGATTGGCAGGTGTATTTAAACAAGTTTATGATGCCTCAGGAAACCCTATTCCAGGTGCATTTGTAGATTTAAACGGTGACAATATTATAACAGAGGAAGATAAATACTTTGAAGCTTTAGCTCCAAACTGGACATTTGGTTTTGGGTTAAATGCTAACTATAAAAATTGGGATATCTCTGCTAGTTTCCGTGGTCAATTAGATGGAAAAATTTACGACTTCAACCAATTAAGATACGGAAATACATCTAGTGCAGAACCAAACAATAATACAAGCATAACTAATGTACTTAACTTTTATGACGGTGCAGCAAACCCAGTGTTTGATGAAGTTATTGGAAATACTCAATTTTCAGATTACTTCTTAGAAGATGCAGCTTTTTTAAGATGTCAAAATATTGTTTTAGGTTATAACTTTAATGAAAACTTTATAAAAGACACTCGAATGAGAGTATATGGATCTGTAAACAACCCATTTATTTTAACAAATTACGATGGTCAAGACCCAGAGAATAATGGAGGTATTGATGGAGCTTTCTATCCAAGACCTACAACTATAAGTTTTGGTGTAAACGTTGATTTTTAA
- a CDS encoding LacI family DNA-binding transcriptional regulator, with protein MKRKITLKQIARELDVSISTVSKALRNSNEISEDTRQKVQAFAKLYNYRPNNIALSLKNRKTKTIGIIIPEIVHHFFSKVIRGIELVANKRGYNVIVGLSNESFSKEVINMEMLANGSIDGFILSISKETLQQQDYHHFTETINQGMPIVMFDRVVNEIQCDKVIVDDLNGSKKAVFKLIEKGCKNIAIITTKDYVSVGKLRTQGYLEALEEKQIKAKGSLILKVDDALVSDDHLEVLEKDIETLFTANKNIDGVFAVNEIYAITAMKVARKLNLRVPEDVQFIGFTDGVLSKHATPTLTTVSQHAQQMGEKAADLLIDNLEIEEEEEHYQTVVIETELIERDSTK; from the coding sequence ATGAAACGAAAAATTACACTAAAACAGATTGCTCGAGAATTAGATGTATCTATTTCTACGGTTTCAAAAGCACTTAGAAATAGTAATGAAATAAGTGAAGATACCCGACAAAAAGTTCAAGCTTTTGCAAAGCTCTATAATTATAGACCTAATAATATTGCATTAAGTTTAAAGAATAGAAAGACAAAAACTATTGGAATTATTATTCCTGAAATTGTACATCATTTCTTTTCTAAGGTTATTAGAGGTATTGAGCTTGTAGCAAACAAACGTGGTTACAATGTAATTGTAGGGCTGTCTAACGAATCATTTTCTAAAGAGGTTATAAATATGGAAATGCTGGCTAATGGAAGTATAGATGGTTTTATATTATCCATATCTAAAGAAACCTTACAGCAGCAAGATTATCATCATTTTACCGAAACAATTAACCAAGGAATGCCAATTGTAATGTTCGATCGTGTAGTAAATGAAATACAATGTGATAAGGTTATAGTAGACGATTTAAATGGTAGTAAAAAAGCAGTATTTAAATTAATTGAAAAAGGTTGTAAAAACATCGCAATCATTACTACTAAAGATTATGTAAGTGTTGGTAAACTTAGAACACAAGGTTATTTAGAGGCTCTTGAGGAAAAACAAATAAAAGCCAAAGGAAGTCTTATATTAAAGGTTGACGATGCTTTGGTTTCAGACGATCATTTAGAAGTTTTAGAAAAAGATATAGAAACACTATTTACTGCAAATAAAAATATAGATGGCGTTTTTGCGGTTAATGAGATTTATGCAATAACAGCAATGAAAGTTGCTAGAAAATTAAACTTAAGAGTGCCAGAAGATGTGCAGTTTATTGGTTTTACAGATGGTGTGTTGTCTAAACATGCAACACCAACTTTAACAACTGTAAGCCAGCACGCACAGCAAATGGGCGAAAAAGCTGCCGATTTATTAATCGACAATCTTGAAATTGAAGAAGAGGAAGAACATTATCAAACCGTAGTTATTGAAACCGAATTAATTGAGCGTGACTCCACAAAATAA
- a CDS encoding glycoside hydrolase family 65 protein, translating to MNQDYIQPDNWSIIEEGFDADRVKSSESLFSIGNGAMGQRANFEEQYTGPTFQGSYIAGVYYPDKTRVGWWKNGYPEYFAKVLNAPNWIGINVEINGEQLDLNTCVSVSNFRRELNMQEGWLSRSFTATLQNKLEIEVKVLRFLSLDLDEVGAINYQITPLNEKATIKFQPYLDSGITNEDTNWDDQFWDTLNVSSENEQAFIEAKTMKTAFHTCTFMQSSVFVNNAKQEQTPEIDKQANAIAFTYTVSVNAGETASIQKFGGYTVDRNHDKNQLVAAAKKALDTASNLGFNALLENQKEAWSKIWEMSDITIDGDVKAQQGIRFNIFQLNQTYLGKDSTLNIGPKGFTGEKYGGSTYWDTEAYCIPFYMATKDQKVARNLLQYRYNHLEKAIENAEKLGFNNGAALYPMVTMNGEECHNEWEITFEEIHRNGAIAFAIFNYYRYTGDYSYIPEMGLEVLIGIARFWQQRATFSTDKNKYVILGVTGPNEYENNINNNFYTNYLAKWCIDYALQQIEKVKEGYNDDYLRVSVKTKITDNELEAWKKVADNMFFPYSEKHQVYLQQDGFLDKELITVADLPKEDRPINQKWSWDRILRSPYIKQADTLQGFYFFEDQFSTEELKRHFDFYEPFTVHESSLSPCVHSIQAAKLDQMEQAYTFYLRTSRLDLDDYNKEVEEGLHITSMAGTWMSIVEGFGGMRVKNDMLNFEPRIPKEWDAYSFKVNFRDQILKVNVSQAETTFELEGNTDLNIFVNDNPITVSPNNLVKI from the coding sequence ATGAATCAAGATTATATACAACCAGACAATTGGTCTATTATTGAAGAAGGTTTTGATGCAGATCGCGTTAAGTCTTCAGAAAGTTTATTCAGCATCGGAAATGGTGCAATGGGTCAACGTGCAAATTTTGAAGAACAATATACAGGTCCAACCTTTCAAGGTAGCTACATTGCAGGCGTTTATTATCCTGACAAAACCAGAGTTGGTTGGTGGAAAAATGGCTATCCAGAGTATTTTGCAAAAGTTTTAAATGCTCCAAATTGGATAGGTATTAATGTAGAAATTAATGGAGAACAACTAGATTTAAATACTTGTGTTTCGGTTTCAAATTTTAGAAGGGAGCTTAACATGCAAGAAGGTTGGTTATCTAGATCGTTTACTGCAACGCTTCAAAATAAATTAGAAATTGAGGTAAAAGTACTTCGTTTTTTAAGCTTAGATTTAGATGAAGTAGGTGCTATTAATTACCAAATAACACCTTTAAACGAAAAAGCGACTATTAAGTTTCAACCGTATCTAGATTCAGGAATTACCAATGAAGATACCAATTGGGACGACCAATTTTGGGACACTTTAAATGTAAGTTCAGAAAACGAGCAAGCGTTTATTGAAGCAAAAACCATGAAAACGGCTTTCCATACTTGCACATTTATGCAGTCTTCGGTTTTTGTAAATAATGCAAAACAAGAGCAAACACCAGAAATAGATAAACAAGCAAATGCTATTGCATTTACCTATACAGTTTCTGTAAATGCAGGTGAAACAGCAAGCATTCAAAAGTTTGGTGGTTATACAGTAGATAGAAACCACGATAAAAATCAATTGGTAGCAGCAGCCAAAAAAGCATTAGATACTGCTTCCAATTTAGGGTTTAATGCACTTTTAGAGAACCAAAAAGAAGCTTGGTCAAAAATTTGGGAAATGTCAGATATCACAATCGATGGTGACGTAAAAGCACAACAAGGTATTCGTTTTAATATTTTCCAATTAAACCAAACTTATTTAGGAAAAGATTCTACCTTAAATATTGGTCCAAAAGGATTTACAGGAGAAAAGTATGGTGGAAGTACCTATTGGGATACCGAAGCCTATTGCATTCCTTTTTATATGGCTACCAAAGATCAAAAAGTAGCACGCAACTTACTGCAATATCGTTACAATCATTTAGAAAAAGCGATTGAAAATGCAGAGAAACTAGGTTTCAATAATGGAGCAGCATTGTACCCAATGGTAACCATGAATGGCGAAGAATGCCATAACGAATGGGAAATTACCTTTGAAGAAATTCACAGAAATGGAGCTATCGCATTTGCCATTTTTAACTACTATCGTTATACAGGAGATTACAGCTATATTCCAGAAATGGGATTAGAAGTTCTTATTGGTATCGCTAGATTTTGGCAACAACGTGCCACTTTTTCTACAGATAAAAATAAGTATGTTATTTTAGGTGTTACAGGTCCTAATGAATACGAAAACAATATTAATAATAACTTTTACACCAACTATTTAGCAAAATGGTGTATTGATTATGCTTTACAGCAAATAGAAAAAGTAAAAGAAGGTTATAATGACGATTATTTACGTGTTTCTGTAAAAACAAAAATTACAGATAACGAATTAGAAGCTTGGAAAAAAGTAGCAGATAATATGTTTTTCCCTTATTCTGAAAAACACCAAGTGTACCTACAACAAGATGGCTTTTTAGATAAAGAATTAATTACGGTTGCAGATTTACCAAAGGAAGATAGACCAATAAACCAAAAGTGGAGTTGGGATCGTATTTTACGTTCGCCTTACATCAAACAAGCTGATACTTTACAAGGGTTCTATTTCTTCGAAGACCAATTTTCAACCGAAGAATTAAAACGTCATTTCGATTTTTACGAACCATTTACAGTACACGAAAGCTCATTGTCACCTTGTGTACACAGTATTCAAGCTGCTAAGTTAGACCAAATGGAGCAAGCGTATACGTTCTATTTACGTACGTCTCGTTTAGATTTAGACGATTATAATAAAGAGGTAGAAGAAGGTTTACACATTACAAGTATGGCTGGAACCTGGATGAGTATTGTAGAAGGTTTTGGTGGTATGCGTGTTAAAAATGATATGCTAAATTTTGAACCTAGAATTCCTAAAGAATGGGATGCCTATTCGTTTAAAGTAAACTTTAGAGATCAAATTTTAAAAGTGAATGTATCTCAAGCAGAAACGACTTTCGAGTTAGAAGGAAATACAGATTTAAACATTTTTGTAAATGATAATCCAATAACAGTATCGCCAAATAACTTGGTGAAAATTTAA